A window from Variovorax sp. PBL-E5 encodes these proteins:
- a CDS encoding Zn-ribbon domain-containing OB-fold protein: MGLQRSLPETDGYAGAYWKAASKGQLLIQRCAACGKHQHYARPFCLACGERDPAWVPASGKGTVWSFTTVHRGPYEDLPTPYVVALVRLEEGVVLLSHIVDAKPDKVQCDQAVELLFQDFREGVRLPVFRLRESVR; this comes from the coding sequence ATGGGCCTGCAAAGATCACTGCCGGAAACCGACGGCTACGCCGGGGCCTACTGGAAGGCCGCCTCCAAGGGCCAACTGCTGATCCAGCGCTGCGCCGCCTGCGGAAAGCACCAGCACTACGCGAGGCCCTTCTGCCTGGCCTGCGGCGAACGCGATCCGGCCTGGGTGCCGGCATCCGGCAAGGGCACCGTGTGGTCCTTCACGACGGTGCATCGCGGTCCTTACGAAGACCTGCCGACGCCCTACGTGGTGGCGCTGGTGCGGCTGGAAGAAGGCGTGGTGCTGCTCTCGCACATCGTCGACGCGAAGCCCGACAAAGTGCAGTGCGACCAGGCGGTCGAGCTGCTGTTCCAGGACTTCCGCGAAGGCGTGCGGCTGCCGGTCTTCCGTCTTCGGGAGAGCGTGCGATGA